A window of Paenibacillus sp. 19GGS1-52 contains these coding sequences:
- a CDS encoding spore germination protein, translating to MKSKKGVSGPFEKKLKELNYTIESKIGDNLDDNELTIKQLFANCSDLVVRRLHVFGSIPGMAVYLEVLVDNQLWDVGFLEPLMLHEPVSIDSPLKLYEQLKYKLASIVQPRIAMNMNEIVQRIVRGEVVLFVESFTEAFSFGLKDKLHRQLEEPASEAVIRGPRYGFIEKLDINLALIRHRIRTPLLKTEKLYVGGLSQTDVAIVYIERIAPQSIVEEVKKRLSSIDMDSVLESGYIEELISDHPNSPFPVMQSTQRPDLVSGSLVEGKVVLLVDGSPMVLILPITFWFGFQTAEDYYMNFIFATMLRWLRYLFAFFALALPSLYIAVTTFHQEMIPTSLALSLAAAREVVPFPAIVEALIMETTFEALREAGVRLPRPVGQTISIVGALVIGQAAVQAGIISAPQIIIVSITGIASFLIPNPGMSQAISLIRFPLMLFAATFGLYGVVVALIAVLIHLVNLESFGVPYMTPIAPFSFSGLTDSLFRAPWRMLLKRQHHTKQRLE from the coding sequence ATGAAATCGAAAAAAGGAGTATCGGGGCCATTTGAAAAAAAACTGAAGGAACTTAATTATACAATCGAATCGAAGATTGGCGACAATTTGGATGACAACGAATTAACTATCAAGCAATTGTTCGCCAATTGTTCCGATCTTGTCGTGCGTAGGCTGCATGTATTTGGCTCAATCCCTGGCATGGCGGTTTATCTCGAAGTCTTGGTCGATAATCAGCTTTGGGACGTCGGTTTCTTGGAGCCTTTGATGCTGCATGAACCTGTTTCCATTGATAGCCCTCTTAAGCTCTATGAACAGCTGAAGTATAAGTTAGCTTCTATCGTACAGCCCCGTATCGCCATGAATATGAATGAAATTGTGCAACGCATCGTCAGAGGAGAAGTCGTCTTATTCGTTGAATCCTTCACGGAAGCATTCTCCTTTGGACTCAAAGACAAGCTGCATCGCCAGCTGGAGGAACCGGCTTCTGAGGCGGTCATTCGGGGACCGCGATATGGATTTATCGAGAAGCTCGACATCAATCTTGCCCTCATTCGCCATCGAATCCGGACACCCCTACTGAAGACGGAAAAGCTCTACGTAGGAGGACTTTCCCAGACTGACGTGGCGATTGTCTACATTGAGCGTATCGCCCCACAGAGCATAGTCGAAGAGGTGAAGAAACGATTATCTAGCATCGATATGGATAGTGTACTGGAATCCGGCTATATCGAGGAATTGATCAGCGACCATCCCAATTCGCCCTTTCCCGTCATGCAGTCGACCCAACGGCCGGATTTGGTTTCGGGTTCCCTGGTGGAAGGTAAAGTAGTGCTTCTCGTAGACGGTTCGCCGATGGTTCTCATTCTGCCCATTACGTTCTGGTTCGGGTTTCAGACGGCCGAGGACTATTATATGAACTTCATATTCGCTACGATGCTGCGCTGGCTGAGATATCTATTCGCTTTTTTTGCGCTTGCGCTCCCTTCCTTATATATTGCGGTTACGACCTTCCATCAGGAAATGATTCCGACAAGTTTGGCCTTGAGCCTTGCAGCGGCGCGGGAAGTCGTGCCATTTCCGGCAATCGTGGAGGCTTTGATCATGGAAACTACCTTTGAAGCGCTCCGCGAGGCAGGAGTCCGTCTTCCCCGTCCCGTCGGCCAGACCATTAGTATCGTGGGTGCGCTTGTCATCGGACAGGCTGCCGTTCAGGCAGGCATTATTTCCGCTCCCCAAATCATCATCGTATCCATTACGGGAATCGCCTCTTTTCTCATTCCCAACCCTGGCATGAGCCAGGCAATTAGCCTTATAAGGTTTCCGCTTATGCTGTTCGCGGCAACTTTTGGCTTATACGGCGTTGTAGTCGCCTTAATTGCCGTCTTGATCCATCTGGTGAATCTGGAATCCTTTGGCGTCCCCTACATGACGCCGATCGCACCGTTTAGCTTCTCGGGATTGACGGATTCATTGTTCCGAGCCCCCTGGCGGATGCTGTTAAAGCGTCAGCATCATACAAAGCAACGACTGGAGTGA
- a CDS encoding Ger(x)C family spore germination protein, translating to MTRALMACKCLAILVFLGLITGCWDRKEMDDLALIMASGFDITDDGQIEVTLQIALPTGIPSAVQTGGSGKKSVVVLSAKGSSASEAAGRLQQQLSRILYFGHRGVIVFGEEYARHGLNQVLDAFSRLPESRYNGYVVTSYGSTAKEILNQPYQLELIPSIGINKMQSSKMGFSVKIDQFLDALSSQGRSPVTSAIRILHKDSDKETFSIDRAAVYLGNKLSGFLEPDELKLLRWWIGETQQVKFTIQLEPEEADYKGTLGVELLQSGIKIRTAVKNPIPEVWVSFHALVRAIDNDTKLDLSSSNIMKRVETQLSKQIQTEIESMLVHVQKNLKSDIFGIGEEIHIEHPYAWKKIRSKWTDIYPLVPVTVDVNIDIERTGKTQTPVHIKKTD from the coding sequence ATGACCAGAGCTTTAATGGCCTGTAAATGCTTGGCTATTCTCGTCTTTCTTGGGTTGATAACCGGCTGCTGGGACCGCAAAGAAATGGACGATCTTGCTTTGATCATGGCCAGCGGATTCGATATTACGGATGATGGACAGATCGAAGTTACCTTGCAGATCGCTCTTCCTACGGGAATTCCGAGCGCCGTGCAGACCGGGGGGAGCGGCAAAAAATCAGTCGTCGTTCTCTCAGCCAAAGGCAGTAGCGCGTCGGAAGCTGCGGGGCGATTGCAGCAACAATTGTCTCGGATCCTCTATTTCGGACATAGGGGAGTCATCGTGTTCGGAGAAGAATACGCTCGACATGGCCTAAATCAGGTACTGGATGCGTTTAGCCGGTTACCCGAGAGCCGCTACAATGGTTACGTGGTGACGTCTTATGGCAGCACAGCCAAAGAAATTTTGAACCAACCCTATCAGCTAGAGCTCATTCCGAGTATCGGCATCAACAAAATGCAATCAAGCAAAATGGGATTCTCCGTCAAAATCGACCAATTTCTAGATGCCTTGTCCTCGCAAGGAAGATCGCCGGTTACCTCCGCCATTAGGATCCTTCATAAAGACAGCGATAAGGAAACGTTCTCGATTGACCGAGCTGCCGTTTACCTGGGTAACAAATTATCCGGATTTCTGGAACCCGATGAATTGAAACTATTGCGTTGGTGGATAGGGGAAACCCAGCAGGTGAAGTTCACTATACAATTGGAACCGGAAGAAGCAGATTACAAGGGGACATTAGGTGTCGAATTACTACAAAGCGGCATAAAGATACGGACTGCTGTGAAGAATCCAATTCCCGAAGTATGGGTCTCATTCCATGCTTTGGTTCGAGCGATCGATAATGATACGAAACTAGACCTGAGCAGTAGCAATATTATGAAACGAGTAGAAACACAATTGTCGAAACAAATTCAAACCGAAATCGAGAGCATGTTAGTACATGTACAAAAAAATTTGAAATCGGATATCTTCGGCATTGGAGAGGAAATTCATATTGAGCATCCTTATGCTTGGAAAAAAATAAGAAGTAAATGGACCGACATTTATCCCCTCGTTCCCGTGACCGTCGATGTTAACATCGACATCGAACGAACGGGCAAAACGCAAACACCCGTGCATATAAAAAAAACGGATTGA
- a CDS encoding GMC family oxidoreductase N-terminal domain-containing protein, with amino-acid sequence MFDADVIVIGSGGGGAVAAKELGEAGLKVLVLEAGPWYGNKQWQNPNRERGGEWSSDYNDLDVGIYKKIYNAYENNMNDGVSGVFRFGPADRRRTPWHRVMRQKGDIWQVSGVGGTTQHYWTQSPRAFPVAIDNIWPISYRELIPYYEKAEATLPVQFSPTTPKEELFYYGAQKAGWQLNPTLNVTTPGYRPNPNAILPTNEHLMDPQYSLEQLSNMEGCTLKGNCVNGCSVGPSVDKIAKRSTLVSYVPLALKTGNVAIRPNSFVIKILTAQDPKEGLRATGVQFRDTWTGEIGELTARTVVMAAGCIESPRLWLNSGLPHNEWVGRGLTNHCFDWVAGVFAEKDLMSIMGMPSVYPYVGHTSGARVDIPGIGIFQVSCLSPGLMSYLTYGFSEAGYDALNPPEPGAPWNIRGRVVGPQLKELMRNYTRTMSMLLLTDDETLYRNRVEVDPLLKDENGPIPVIYYTPSPKTLQRRDQLARYASQTLQQAGAKQIIRSDTPFSFMLHLESTMRMGYVTDTNCEALQVKRLFIADNSVHFNGIGGPNPTLTTQALATRTAEKIATKYFA; translated from the coding sequence ATGTTCGATGCTGACGTAATCGTCATCGGGTCCGGCGGCGGTGGCGCTGTTGCGGCCAAGGAACTCGGAGAAGCAGGATTGAAGGTACTGGTACTGGAAGCCGGACCTTGGTACGGCAACAAACAATGGCAGAATCCGAATCGTGAGCGTGGCGGGGAATGGAGCTCCGATTATAACGATTTGGATGTGGGGATCTACAAGAAGATCTACAATGCGTATGAGAACAACATGAACGATGGGGTGTCCGGCGTTTTCCGCTTTGGGCCTGCCGATCGCCGCCGTACGCCTTGGCACCGGGTCATGCGCCAGAAGGGTGACATCTGGCAGGTATCCGGAGTAGGAGGAACGACCCAACATTATTGGACGCAGTCGCCACGCGCTTTTCCCGTTGCGATCGACAATATTTGGCCGATCAGCTACCGGGAGCTGATCCCCTATTATGAGAAAGCCGAAGCCACGCTGCCCGTTCAGTTCTCGCCTACAACGCCCAAAGAAGAACTTTTTTATTACGGTGCTCAGAAAGCAGGTTGGCAGCTGAATCCAACACTTAATGTCACAACTCCGGGTTATCGTCCCAATCCGAATGCCATCCTACCTACTAACGAACATCTGATGGATCCCCAATACTCGTTAGAGCAGCTATCCAATATGGAAGGATGTACCTTGAAGGGCAATTGCGTCAACGGATGCTCCGTCGGTCCTTCGGTGGACAAAATTGCCAAACGGAGTACCTTAGTCAGCTACGTTCCACTCGCTCTCAAAACTGGAAATGTCGCGATTCGCCCCAATTCCTTTGTGATCAAAATCTTAACGGCGCAAGATCCCAAAGAAGGACTTCGCGCGACAGGCGTACAGTTTCGGGATACGTGGACGGGAGAAATCGGTGAGTTAACAGCCAGAACAGTCGTCATGGCCGCCGGCTGCATCGAATCGCCACGCCTGTGGCTGAACTCGGGGTTACCCCATAATGAATGGGTGGGGAGAGGTCTGACCAATCATTGCTTCGACTGGGTTGCGGGCGTTTTCGCTGAAAAGGATCTTATGAGTATTATGGGCATGCCGTCTGTCTATCCATATGTAGGTCATACTTCAGGAGCCAGAGTCGATATTCCCGGAATCGGAATCTTCCAAGTCTCTTGCCTAAGCCCAGGTTTAATGTCCTATTTGACCTACGGTTTCAGCGAAGCGGGATATGACGCCCTTAACCCGCCCGAACCGGGGGCGCCGTGGAATATTCGCGGACGGGTCGTCGGTCCTCAGCTGAAAGAGCTGATGAGGAATTATACCCGAACGATGAGCATGCTGCTTCTTACGGATGACGAAACACTCTACCGCAACAGGGTAGAGGTCGATCCACTCCTGAAAGATGAGAACGGTCCGATTCCGGTCATTTATTATACCCCTAGCCCCAAGACGCTGCAAAGGCGCGATCAACTGGCCAGATATGCTTCTCAAACGCTGCAGCAAGCCGGTGCCAAACAGATTATTCGTTCGGATACACCCTTCAGCTTCATGCTCCATCTTGAAAGCACGATGCGCATGGGGTATGTCACTGATACAAACTGCGAGGCTCTTCAAGTTAAACGATTGTTCATTGCCGACAACAGCGTTCACTTTAACGGAATCGGCGGTCCGAATCCGACGCTGACGACGCAGGCGCTGGCCACTCGAACGGCAGAGAAAATCGCCACCAAGTATTTTGCTTAA